A window of Actinomadura viridis genomic DNA:
CAGACCGCTGCCGCACCGAACAGTAAGGAGTCCCGGCATGGCCGACACCACGACCAAGACCCGCTGCGAGACCGTCGACCAGATCGTCCGCTGGGAGGACGTCACCGAAGGCGACCTCGTCCTGTACGGCGGCCGGCTCGAGCTGGTCACCGGAATCACCTCGATCAGCACCCTGTCCGTGCCGTTGCGACTGCGTCTCGAGGGCCACATCGCTCCGGTGACGGTCTCCCGCAAGGGGCTGACCGCAGTCGCCCGCTACGTCGAGACCGCCGGGGAGTGAAGCACATGTCGCAATCCATGTTCTCCGAGCAGGCCCGGCAGGACCGAATCATCTCCGGGTACCTGCGCGCCCGCGACGCTTTGGACACGGCAGCCCGCGCCATCAAGGCGCCCCTCCCGCACAACCCCGGCACGATCAGGGTGCTGAAGAAGGCACAGGCCGAGCTGAGCTGGTACCTGACCGAACTGGAGAAAAGCCCGTGACCGCACCCGACCCCCTCGCTGTCCGCGGCTACCGCGCTGCGGTCAAGCGCCACCACGACAATGCCGCCCGCGAGGCCAACTACCTCAAGAGCCTCGTCGACCGGATGGTGTCCGACTTCTGTGAGACGAAGGTCCCCTCTGCGGGCGATGCCCGGCGGGCAGTCCACTGCGCTGTCGATCTGCTGGAGCGGCTCACCGCGCTGGAGGCCCTTAAGCAGGATGCCGAGCACCTCACCGACGACCCGGAAGCCGAGGAGAAGCCGTGACCGGCCAGGAGATCCGTGACGCTGCCGCCTTCCAGGTCCAGTCCTCCAGAGATGGCCGCGCCTGGGTCCCCCGCCAGCCGTCCCCCAACGGCATCGACACGATGGTCCACGGCGGCGACCACTGGTACACCGACCACCACGAGGCCTGGGTCGCGGCAAACGGGCTCCGCAACGCGCTCACGTGGTCGGAGGTCCGCATCGTCGCCAAGAACAAGGCTGGCGAGGTCATCGGCGCCCAGAGCATCGTGTGACTCCTCGGCGCGGGATCACAGAAGCGCACAGGACCCCACCCCTGCAGGGAGTGGGGTCCTCGGCGTTACAGCGGCCAGTCAGCGGATGACGTAGATCTCTACCCCTCAACACTCGCCCGAACTGTCACACCCTCGCTCCATGATGAGTTCGACACCGTCACAGCCTCTCCAGCCTCACCCGCTCGAGGGCCACGACACCCACTCCACTCCCCCCGCGAGAGTCTCAGTGAGGAGCCCCCCGTGAACATCCCGGCCTGCGTGTACGTCCCCCGGCCCTCCGCAGCCAACTTCAATATCGGCATCAACCAGGGCATCTGGGGCTGGCGTACCTCTGCCCTTGACCGTGCTGGCGCCCGAGCCGTCGCGCAATCCCTTCAAGTGGGTGACTACCTGCTGTTCGGGCACCGCGGCCCGTCTAGCCGAGTCGCCGCCAACGGGTGGGCCAGCGCCACACTGGTCCGAATCGTCGTCGCCCGGATCACTCAGCCCTGGTATATCGCCAGCACCCAGGTGTGGCCCGACGACGTGTACCCCGAACGGGTCCGTATGGAGATCCTCGACGACCGCGACCACGTCCAGGGAACCTCCCTCACCCCCGACGTGATGGAAGCGCTGCGAATGTCGGCGAACAAGCAGGGTGTGCCCGTCCTGGCCGGTCAGGGCGCACTGCTACAGATCGCCGAGCAAGCCACCACCGACACCGATCAGGACGACGAAGGAGCGGGGCCTGCGGGTGTGCTGGACGTAGACGGCCCCACCGACGCCGTCCGGACCGCCCTAGTCCGCAAGGAGCAGAAGCGGATCCGCAAGCACTTGTTCGCGGGCAAAACCGTCGCGGCGTGCAGCCTGTGCGGGCGGACGTTCCCTCTCCGTCTGCTGGTAGCCGCGCACATCAAGCGTCGCGCGGACGCGACCCACGAGGAACGCCGCACCATGGCCAACATCATGCCCGCGTGCGTGATGGGCTGCGACGCCCTTTTCGAGTACGGGTTCGTCCACGTCGATACCGATGGCGTCATTCGCGTGTCCGTTCCTGCCGAAGCGCCCGTGGACCTAGTGGCGGCGGCCAGTCTCCTTGAGGGGCGGCTGTGTGCGGCGTTCGGGGAGGAGAGCCGCGGGTTCTTCGACCATCACCGCAGCAAGGCACTCGCGCCCGCTGGCTCCTGAGACGCAGGGAAGGCCCCGCTCCCCCCTGGCTGGGGAGCGGGGCCTCCTGCTTTCAACGTCTGGTCAGCAGTACCGACTTGAGCCGCTCCTGCCCCACGAGCACGAGTCCGCAGCCGTCCCGTTCGGGTAGCGGAGGTAGGCGGTGTCGCCCGTGTTGTTCCACACGTACCAGGACCTTCCCCAGTACCGGTGGCCGGCGCTGTTGGAGCCCTTACCGGTGTGGACGTACACGGACTTGCGCCCGCCCAGGGTGACCGCCCCGAACGTGTACGTGTACCCGGTCTTGTCCCGCAGCTTGTACCCCTTGAGCTGCCTGGACGTCTTGGACGTGTTGAACAACTGGACCCATTCGGCGTTCAGGCTCTTGTTAGAGCCGGTGTCCGAGCCCGGGCTGTTGTAGTAGACCCGGTAGATCTGGACCGCGCTGGCAGCTTCCGCCGGCGCCGCGGCGAGTCCGATACC
This region includes:
- a CDS encoding lamin tail domain-containing protein, producing MRRLIVTGAAAAVAAGGIGLAAAPAEAASAVQIYRVYYNSPGSDTGSNKSLNAEWVQLFNTSKTSRQLKGYKLRDKTGYTYTFGAVTLGGRKSVYVHTGKGSNSAGHRYWGRSWYVWNNTGDTAYLRYPNGTAADSCSWGRSGSSRYC